One Psychrilyobacter piezotolerans DNA window includes the following coding sequences:
- a CDS encoding ABC transporter substrate-binding protein, producing the protein MRAKNSRIINLFLAVILILLTACSSYKEPIKIGVNGWPPCELWYIAQEKGYFGDTPVEIVRFSTWSDNMDSLYVGNIDLMHSSYFNAVYYDSRGEAAKIILSANTTYGADGLVVKDYIEDIQELNGKKIAVEVGTDEQFLLHKVLKKGGLEDTDVTIISVSSEEGMRKFISGEVDATFTYEPFLSRAADEGDGKIMVTTSDTLNYTDTLVARDKVLQSRKKDYANIIRAWYRAQQFVKDNPQEAYQLMASKEGVTYDEFKSFYESFNFFTLEENKNIFSSEKFRDELKEIEVFLVEHKLISKDVDTDKLFDGNPVAQEAGGVDD; encoded by the coding sequence ATGAGAGCTAAGAACAGCAGAATTATAAATTTATTTTTAGCAGTAATCCTGATTTTACTCACAGCATGTAGTTCCTATAAGGAACCCATTAAAATAGGGGTTAATGGCTGGCCTCCCTGTGAGTTGTGGTATATAGCCCAGGAAAAAGGGTATTTCGGTGATACACCTGTGGAAATAGTGAGATTTTCCACATGGTCGGACAATATGGACTCCCTTTATGTTGGGAATATTGATTTGATGCACTCCTCTTATTTTAATGCTGTATACTATGATTCCAGGGGAGAAGCGGCCAAGATAATCCTTTCTGCAAATACAACCTACGGGGCAGATGGTTTGGTAGTTAAAGATTACATCGAGGACATTCAAGAACTGAATGGGAAGAAGATAGCGGTGGAAGTAGGAACCGATGAACAATTTTTACTGCATAAAGTTTTAAAAAAAGGAGGGTTGGAGGACACAGATGTTACAATAATTTCTGTGAGTTCAGAAGAAGGGATGAGAAAATTTATCTCCGGTGAGGTCGATGCCACCTTTACCTACGAACCTTTTCTGAGCCGGGCAGCTGATGAGGGAGACGGCAAAATAATGGTTACCACTTCCGACACCTTAAATTATACCGATACCTTGGTAGCCAGGGACAAGGTTTTGCAAAGCAGGAAAAAGGACTATGCCAACATTATCCGCGCCTGGTACAGGGCACAGCAGTTTGTAAAAGACAACCCTCAAGAAGCTTATCAGTTGATGGCTTCCAAGGAAGGGGTGACATATGATGAATTTAAAAGTTTCTACGAAAGTTTTAATTTTTTTACTCTGGAAGAAAATAAAAATATTTTTTCTTCGGAAAAATTCAGGGATGAATTAAAAGAAATTGAAGTATTTCTTGTTGAGCATAAGTTAATTTCAAAGGATGTTGATACGGATAAACTCTTTGATGGGAACCCAGTAGCTCAAGAGGCAGGCGGTGTAGATGATTAA
- a CDS encoding dicarboxylate/amino acid:cation symporter: MKKMTLTTKILVSLAGGIIVGLLLFPLKNIPFVEHYIIGFFLKLGGSVFIKSIKMLVVPLVFISLTVGSSAIGDTKKLGRIGIKTLSFYLFTTAVAITIALVLANIIDPGNGLVIESISKTSTVVSDSKSFVDVLIDIVPSNPISAMAKGNMLQVIFFALLTGMGLTILGDKVSKIKDLFDQSNDLILELVNLIMQLAPIGVFCLIATTFSTLGYQAMVPLFKYIMTTLLALLIHVLVTYQGLLYLAAKINPIVFIKKFIPAISVAFSTSSSGATIPVNLEILREKFGVSKSTSSFTIPLGASINMDGTSIMQGVAVVFIASAYGIQLNMGDYMMVILTATLASIGTAGVPGAGPIMLSMVLTQVGLPIEGIALIMGVDRIIDMNRTAVNITGDAVCTLIIAKSEGEDISGEVKAELI; the protein is encoded by the coding sequence ATGAAAAAAATGACATTAACAACTAAGATCTTAGTTAGTTTAGCAGGTGGGATAATAGTTGGACTGCTGCTGTTTCCCCTAAAGAATATACCCTTTGTAGAGCACTATATAATCGGATTTTTCCTGAAATTAGGCGGATCTGTATTTATAAAATCAATTAAAATGCTGGTGGTTCCTCTGGTTTTTATTTCCTTAACAGTGGGAAGTTCTGCTATAGGCGACACCAAAAAACTCGGAAGGATTGGAATAAAAACTTTAAGTTTTTATTTGTTTACAACAGCTGTTGCAATAACAATAGCCCTTGTCTTGGCCAACATAATAGACCCGGGAAACGGTTTAGTCATTGAAAGTATCAGTAAAACCAGCACAGTTGTCAGCGACTCTAAATCTTTTGTGGATGTCCTTATTGATATCGTTCCATCCAACCCCATCTCAGCCATGGCCAAGGGGAATATGTTACAGGTAATATTTTTTGCCCTCCTTACAGGTATGGGACTGACTATCCTGGGAGATAAAGTCAGCAAGATAAAAGATCTATTTGACCAGTCCAATGATCTGATTTTAGAGCTGGTAAACCTTATCATGCAGCTGGCTCCCATTGGTGTCTTCTGTCTTATTGCTACAACATTTTCCACATTGGGATATCAGGCTATGGTTCCACTATTTAAATATATAATGACTACACTTTTGGCACTGTTAATCCATGTTTTAGTCACATATCAGGGTCTTTTATACCTGGCAGCTAAAATAAACCCCATTGTATTTATAAAAAAATTCATCCCTGCTATCTCTGTGGCATTTTCTACATCCAGCAGCGGAGCTACAATCCCTGTTAATTTAGAGATTCTCAGAGAAAAATTTGGTGTTTCAAAGTCTACAAGTTCGTTTACTATACCACTGGGAGCATCTATAAATATGGATGGAACCTCTATTATGCAGGGGGTCGCTGTGGTCTTTATAGCTTCTGCCTATGGAATCCAATTAAATATGGGGGATTACATGATGGTTATTTTAACTGCCACCCTGGCATCTATCGGCACAGCAGGTGTCCCGGGAGCCGGCCCTATCATGCTTTCAATGGTTCTTACCCAGGTGGGATTGCCCATTGAGGGAATAGCTCTTATCATGGGGGTAGACAGGATAATAGATATGAACAGGACTGCTGTAAATATAACCGGAGACGCTGTCTGTACCCTGATTATAGCTAAAAGTGAGGGGGAAGATATAAGTGGAGAAGTTAAAGCAGAATTAATTTAA